The following are encoded together in the Candidatus Methylomirabilis oxygeniifera genome:
- a CDS encoding protein of unknown function (Evidence 5 : No homology to any previously reported sequences) — translation MKRLTLSNSRLGLYAECPRCFWLEINAVVKRPDTIFPSLPGGLDLLFKRYFDRFRDRGELPPEVKGKLPGRLLSDERTIDRWRDWRRGIRYAPTWADVEVMGALDECLVDEAGFYYPLDYKTRGYAPKADTHAFYQTQMNLYTLLLEGNGHKTKRLAYLIYYHPVEVKEHGLIQFQVDVHEVPTDPTTAEALVKEAVTVLCGPAPVSSSSCGFCRWNRAIQEWEATPRLNI, via the coding sequence ATGAAGCGCCTCACGTTATCCAACAGCCGCCTGGGATTGTACGCCGAGTGCCCCCGTTGCTTCTGGCTGGAGATCAACGCCGTGGTCAAGCGCCCCGACACGATCTTTCCGAGTCTCCCTGGCGGGCTGGACCTCCTGTTCAAGCGATACTTTGACCGGTTCCGGGATCGGGGCGAGCTGCCGCCAGAAGTGAAAGGGAAGCTTCCTGGACGGCTCTTATCGGACGAACGGACGATCGACCGATGGCGCGACTGGAGACGCGGGATCCGCTATGCTCCGACCTGGGCTGACGTGGAGGTGATGGGCGCGTTGGACGAGTGTCTCGTTGATGAGGCCGGCTTCTACTACCCGCTGGACTACAAGACCAGGGGGTATGCCCCGAAGGCCGACACCCACGCATTCTACCAGACCCAGATGAATCTCTATACGCTCCTGCTGGAAGGCAACGGCCATAAGACCAAGCGCCTCGCGTATCTGATCTACTATCATCCCGTGGAAGTAAAGGAACATGGCCTTATTCAGTTCCAGGTTGACGTCCATGAAGTTCCGACCGATCCTACGACCGCTGAAGCACTTGTTAAAGAGGCTGTGACGGTTCTTTGCGGTCCTGCCCCAGTCAGCTCATCTTCTTGTGGATTCTGCCGCTGGAACCGCGCGATCCAGGAGTGGGAAGCCACCCCGCGGCTCAACATTTGA
- the rng gene encoding Ribonuclease G (RNase G) (Cytoplasmic axial filament protein) produces the protein MKREIIVNSSIVETRVAVLEDGVLVELLIDDSKNKSIAGNIYKGRVLKILPGMQAAFVDLGLAKDAFLYVRDIFEDVEEYEQLLTIGEEGESAESPDEEPRPTFSRGRRPQASIEEILKEGQEIVAQVAREPLGTKGARITSHITLPGRYLVYMPTEQHVGVSRKIENEGERSRLKQIIEEINPQREGVIVRTAGVGKERAEIEADLEFLRSLWKKIKGKAETLAAPALVQKDLDLIFRIFRDLFTKEVVRLVVDSPTEYERCLEYAESLHPELKSHLFLYTEDEPIFKSFGIEREVEKALRHKAWLKSGGYIVLEETEALVSIDVNTGKYVGKHDFEETVLKTNLEAAQEIARQVRLRDLGGIIIIDFIDMARQESRDRVVQELKEALKPDRSPTNVSLLSELGLVEMTRKRVRQGLNKALSASCPECGGLGHIRSTPSIAHQVLREVEWRLFSKRIPLVRIRAHPDLIGWFQAEDGEVIEALQQTYGGEIVLVPEESLAPGKYQLLEG, from the coding sequence ATGAAACGCGAAATCATCGTGAACTCTTCGATAGTGGAAACCCGGGTGGCCGTCCTGGAGGACGGCGTGCTGGTTGAACTGCTGATCGACGATTCGAAGAACAAGAGCATCGCCGGAAATATTTATAAAGGGCGTGTGCTCAAGATCCTTCCCGGGATGCAGGCGGCCTTCGTCGATCTGGGTCTGGCAAAGGACGCCTTTCTGTACGTCCGGGACATCTTTGAGGATGTGGAAGAGTATGAGCAGTTGCTCACCATCGGGGAGGAGGGCGAGTCTGCCGAATCTCCCGACGAGGAGCCGAGGCCGACCTTCTCTCGAGGTCGCCGCCCACAGGCCAGCATCGAAGAGATCCTCAAGGAGGGGCAGGAGATTGTCGCGCAGGTGGCCCGGGAGCCGCTTGGGACCAAGGGCGCTCGCATTACCTCGCACATCACCCTGCCCGGCCGCTATCTGGTCTATATGCCTACCGAGCAGCACGTCGGGGTCTCGCGGAAGATCGAGAACGAGGGAGAACGGTCCAGGCTGAAGCAGATCATCGAAGAGATCAACCCTCAACGGGAGGGGGTGATCGTCAGGACCGCCGGGGTCGGTAAGGAGAGAGCGGAGATCGAGGCCGATCTCGAGTTTCTCCGATCCCTCTGGAAAAAGATCAAAGGCAAGGCCGAAACGCTCGCCGCCCCGGCATTGGTCCAGAAGGACCTGGACCTGATCTTCCGGATTTTCCGCGACCTCTTCACGAAGGAGGTGGTCCGTCTGGTGGTGGACAGTCCGACGGAGTACGAGCGGTGCCTGGAGTATGCCGAGTCGCTGCATCCCGAGCTGAAGTCGCATCTGTTTCTCTACACCGAGGACGAACCGATCTTCAAGTCGTTCGGCATCGAACGGGAGGTTGAGAAGGCGCTGCGACACAAGGCGTGGCTGAAATCGGGAGGCTACATCGTGTTGGAAGAGACGGAGGCGTTGGTCTCCATCGATGTCAATACCGGCAAGTATGTCGGTAAGCACGATTTTGAAGAGACGGTCCTCAAGACCAACCTGGAGGCGGCCCAGGAGATTGCGCGCCAGGTGCGCTTACGAGACCTGGGTGGGATCATTATCATCGACTTCATCGATATGGCTCGGCAGGAGAGCAGGGATCGGGTGGTCCAGGAACTGAAGGAGGCGTTGAAGCCGGACCGGTCGCCGACCAACGTCTCGCTTCTGTCGGAGCTGGGCCTGGTTGAGATGACGCGGAAGCGGGTCCGCCAAGGCTTGAATAAAGCCCTGAGCGCGTCCTGCCCGGAGTGCGGCGGTCTTGGCCATATCCGTTCAACCCCCTCCATTGCCCATCAAGTCCTTCGGGAGGTCGAGTGGCGGCTGTTCAGCAAGCGAATCCCGCTGGTCCGGATCCGTGCCCATCCCGACCTAATCGGCTGGTTCCAGGCAGAAGACGGCGAGGTGATCGAAGCGCTCCAGCAGACCTATGGCGGGGAGATTGTCCTGGTTCCGGAAGAATCGCTGGCACCCGGGAAATATCAGTTGCTGGAGGGCTAG
- a CDS encoding Radical SAM domain protein — protein sequence MRSFRQAIVDEILPGVSKPSRYIGMEWNAVRKDPAATSVKIALAFPDTYEIGMSHVGLKILYQILNRRPEFMTERVYAPWPDAEALLRRGRIPLCTLESGYSLADFDLIGFTLQYELSYTTILNMLDLAGVPLGSAERREGDPFVIAGGSVGFNPEPIAEFIDLFVLGDGEEVVLEVCEAAAAWKASGGRRDALLEAWARIPGCYVPALHQGETIRKRTAIHLDGIDYGAFPVPFMEIVHDRVSIEVMRGCTQGCRFCQAGYLYRPLRERSAEEIQQLAVQAVRQTGYEEVSLASLSIADLTVLPDVVPALMDRLLPEKISLSLPSLRVETLNRFPQVAEEISRVRKTGFTIAPEAGSSRLRKVINKEGFDEEQIFTAVRNAARAGWESVKFYFIIGLPTETQEDLDEIVRITRESARIARAESTRGFGLTVSTSSFVPKPHTPFQWCAQEPMEMLKDKQEFLRRKFREIRVSYKWHNVQSSFLEAVFSLGDRSLGRVVRRGYELGCRFDGWTEHLKFDRWMQAFDETGIDPRAFANRPRNVDEPLPWDHIDSGVNKAFLQREYKKAMEVRGTPDCHTAACTACGEICMPSWPTWAEQVGMTVSSDKCQAASPRCVDPASGLNTQHSTLNTLHEAPVQRIRCVFQKIGMLRFLSHLELMRALGRALRRAGIALAYSQGFNPQPKLSCALALPVGVEGRQELADIELRVAMAPEELVERVNRCLAAELQLLRAWEVPLTAPSLTTSVREAAYRVSLPLNGCAQEIGERLRTQALCDEWLDRPSIPVSVERKERRVEVDARPQIRELVVLGEEEGALCWDIHLSAGQGGGVRPHVIMAHLLKETLNGRYDGWETKLRVARTALILDGDQ from the coding sequence GTGCGTAGCTTCCGACAAGCGATAGTGGACGAGATTCTTCCCGGGGTCAGCAAGCCGTCTCGCTATATCGGAATGGAGTGGAACGCCGTCAGGAAAGACCCCGCCGCAACATCTGTGAAGATTGCCCTCGCCTTTCCCGATACCTACGAAATCGGCATGTCCCATGTCGGCCTGAAGATTCTGTACCAGATCTTGAACCGGCGACCGGAGTTTATGACGGAACGGGTCTATGCGCCCTGGCCCGATGCGGAAGCGCTGCTGCGGCGGGGGCGGATTCCGCTGTGTACCCTTGAATCCGGTTACAGTCTGGCCGATTTCGATCTCATCGGCTTCACCCTCCAGTATGAACTCTCCTATACGACGATCCTGAATATGTTAGACCTGGCCGGCGTCCCTTTGGGAAGTGCTGAGCGGCGGGAAGGCGATCCGTTTGTGATTGCGGGCGGGTCCGTCGGCTTCAACCCCGAGCCGATCGCGGAGTTCATCGATCTGTTCGTCCTGGGCGACGGTGAGGAGGTCGTCCTCGAGGTCTGCGAGGCGGCGGCCGCATGGAAAGCCTCAGGCGGGCGGCGTGACGCGCTGCTTGAAGCATGGGCCAGGATCCCGGGCTGCTACGTCCCGGCACTCCACCAGGGCGAGACCATCCGCAAACGGACGGCGATCCATCTGGACGGGATCGATTACGGCGCCTTCCCGGTCCCGTTCATGGAGATCGTTCACGACCGCGTGAGCATCGAGGTGATGCGGGGCTGTACCCAGGGGTGCCGGTTTTGCCAGGCGGGCTACCTGTATCGGCCACTTCGAGAGCGATCGGCGGAGGAGATCCAGCAGTTGGCCGTGCAGGCGGTCCGGCAGACGGGATACGAAGAGGTCTCCCTCGCCTCGTTGAGCATCGCCGATCTGACAGTCCTGCCCGACGTGGTGCCTGCATTGATGGACCGGCTCCTGCCGGAGAAGATCTCGCTGTCGCTTCCCTCTCTCCGGGTCGAAACGCTGAACCGGTTTCCGCAGGTGGCCGAGGAGATCAGCCGGGTTCGGAAGACCGGCTTCACCATCGCGCCGGAAGCCGGAAGCAGTCGGCTTCGGAAGGTGATCAACAAGGAGGGGTTCGACGAGGAGCAGATCTTCACGGCCGTACGGAACGCCGCCAGGGCGGGTTGGGAGTCGGTCAAGTTTTACTTTATCATCGGACTGCCGACCGAGACACAGGAAGATCTGGACGAAATCGTTCGGATCACGCGGGAATCGGCGAGGATCGCGCGGGCCGAGTCGACGAGAGGCTTTGGACTGACGGTCAGCACCTCCTCATTTGTGCCGAAGCCGCATACGCCCTTCCAGTGGTGTGCCCAGGAGCCGATGGAGATGCTCAAGGACAAGCAGGAGTTCCTGAGACGGAAGTTTCGGGAGATCAGGGTGTCGTATAAGTGGCATAACGTCCAGTCCTCGTTTCTGGAGGCGGTGTTCTCGCTGGGCGACCGTTCGCTTGGGCGCGTTGTCCGGCGCGGCTACGAGCTGGGGTGCCGGTTTGACGGCTGGACCGAACATCTGAAGTTCGACCGGTGGATGCAGGCCTTCGACGAGACGGGGATTGATCCGAGGGCGTTCGCGAATCGGCCGCGTAACGTAGATGAGCCGTTGCCGTGGGATCATATCGACTCCGGTGTCAACAAGGCGTTCCTGCAGCGGGAGTACAAGAAGGCCATGGAGGTTCGCGGGACGCCCGATTGTCATACAGCCGCCTGTACGGCCTGCGGCGAGATCTGCATGCCGAGTTGGCCGACTTGGGCGGAACAGGTGGGAATGACAGTGTCTAGTGATAAGTGTCAAGCGGCAAGTCCACGCTGTGTTGATCCTGCTAGCGGGCTCAACACTCAACACTCAACACTCAACACTTTGCATGAAGCGCCGGTACAGCGCATTCGGTGTGTTTTTCAGAAGATTGGGATGCTCCGGTTTCTGTCGCATCTGGAGTTGATGAGGGCGCTGGGCCGAGCGTTGCGTCGGGCCGGGATTGCCCTGGCCTACTCGCAGGGGTTTAACCCCCAGCCGAAACTGTCGTGTGCCCTCGCGCTTCCGGTGGGGGTTGAGGGGCGACAGGAATTAGCGGACATCGAGCTTCGCGTGGCCATGGCGCCGGAGGAGTTGGTGGAGCGGGTCAATCGTTGCCTTGCGGCCGAACTGCAGTTGCTTCGCGCCTGGGAGGTTCCGTTGACGGCGCCATCGCTGACGACGTCAGTACGGGAGGCCGCCTATCGCGTGTCGTTGCCCCTGAACGGCTGTGCTCAAGAGATTGGCGAGCGGCTTCGCACTCAGGCGCTCTGCGATGAGTGGCTCGATCGACCCAGCATTCCGGTGAGTGTAGAGCGGAAGGAGAGGCGGGTCGAGGTGGACGCCCGTCCGCAGATCCGGGAGTTGGTAGTCTTGGGGGAGGAAGAAGGGGCGCTTTGCTGGGACATCCACCTGAGTGCGGGTCAGGGTGGTGGTGTACGACCGCACGTGATTATGGCTCACCTCTTGAAGGAGACCCTCAACGGCCGGTATGATGGGTGGGAGACGAAATTGCGCGTGGCGAGAACGGCTCTGATCCTGGACGGCGACCAATGA
- a CDS encoding protein of unknown function (Evidence 5 : No homology to any previously reported sequences) encodes MEALIGLIRAAARQLDPLMLQETLRSVGAQLGRQAVTEYCQVRQAGGRPKGYTWAECLKEIGGQFGWTLRVAVESEGVIRVDVLGCQATEPDEPESYLCELGSALFGGAMAEAIGDVKVCVSSCSETPPLHCSFAIYYRSSEESLTTPGIVYTRISDPAAPLIEEPLHDSLGARLTLRETQVLQHIAQGLPDREIAESLQLSVRTVENHAARIRKKLQVDNRTALVRYALRAHLIEP; translated from the coding sequence ATGGAGGCGCTGATTGGGCTAATTCGCGCCGCCGCGAGGCAGCTCGACCCTCTGATGCTCCAGGAGACGCTTCGCAGTGTCGGAGCGCAGTTGGGTCGGCAGGCGGTGACTGAGTATTGTCAGGTGCGTCAGGCTGGTGGACGACCAAAAGGCTATACTTGGGCCGAGTGTCTGAAGGAGATAGGGGGGCAGTTCGGCTGGACGCTTCGGGTTGCGGTCGAGTCGGAGGGCGTGATTCGCGTCGATGTGCTGGGGTGCCAGGCTACGGAGCCGGATGAGCCCGAATCGTACCTATGCGAGTTGGGCTCCGCGCTCTTTGGTGGGGCCATGGCGGAGGCGATCGGCGACGTCAAGGTCTGTGTGAGCAGCTGCTCGGAGACGCCGCCGCTCCACTGTAGCTTCGCGATCTACTATCGAAGCAGCGAGGAGAGCCTGACGACGCCCGGCATCGTCTATACGCGAATAAGCGATCCGGCGGCTCCACTTATCGAGGAGCCGTTGCACGACAGCCTGGGCGCGCGCCTGACGTTGCGTGAGACACAGGTGCTCCAGCATATCGCACAGGGTTTACCCGATAGAGAGATCGCTGAGAGTCTCCAACTGTCCGTTCGGACCGTTGAGAACCATGCCGCGCGAATCCGCAAGAAGCTGCAGGTTGACAACCGAACAGCGTTAGTGCGATATGCGTTGCGCGCTCACCTGATTGAACCATAG
- a CDS encoding protein of unknown function (Evidence 5 : No homology to any previously reported sequences): MPIGRLEGMSHAAQISYKLGIGSRTALVRFALRAPVGNR, translated from the coding sequence ATGCCCATCGGCAGACTCGAGGGAATGAGTCATGCCGCGCAGATCAGCTATAAGCTTGGGATCGGCAGCCGTACGGCGCTGGTCCGATTTGCGCTTCGTGCCCCTGTGGGCAATCGGTAG
- a CDS encoding putative response regulator in two-component regulatory system (CheY-like protein) (Evidence 3 : Function proposed based on presence of conserved amino acid motif, structural feature or limited homology) has protein sequence MLTSAAILIVEDHALSRELATAILETAGYTVLSAEDGVGLPELVATERPDLIIMDLQLPHIDGVTLIRSLKAHGATRSIPIIVMTAYAQPELYAKAMEAGCAAYLPKPLDSRALLRTVADVLKR, from the coding sequence GTGTTGACGTCGGCCGCGATCCTGATTGTGGAGGATCACGCGCTGAGCCGGGAGCTGGCGACGGCGATCCTCGAGACCGCGGGGTATACCGTCCTATCGGCGGAGGATGGAGTCGGCCTACCGGAACTGGTCGCGACCGAGCGGCCGGATCTCATCATCATGGATCTGCAACTCCCCCACATCGACGGTGTGACACTCATCCGGAGCCTCAAGGCGCATGGCGCCACGCGATCGATTCCGATCATCGTCATGACTGCCTATGCCCAACCGGAACTGTACGCAAAGGCCATGGAGGCCGGTTGCGCCGCCTACCTTCCAAAACCTCTCGATTCCCGCGCCCTATTAAGGACCGTCGCGGACGTCCTGAAGCGCTGA
- a CDS encoding putative Histidine kinase (Evidence 3 : Function proposed based on presence of conserved amino acid motif, structural feature or limited homology; Product type pe : putative enzyme), translating to MRWIPQTVSAGAIVAGGLVLIGWWLDVAVLKAPASGFPAMQANTALAFVLIGASLWLLLAESVISGWSRPLARVCAATVVLMGLLTLSEYLFGWDLGIDQLLVKDLQAAAGPYHAPGRMAFASALNFLLLGGALLLLDVKTRNGYQPAEHVAVAVSLVALLILVAYLYGGVAIHQVYPLATVAPHTAFLFLALSIGIVFTRSGHRIVGVMMSDTIAAVAMRRLLIVAIFLPALAGWVRLKGQQFGFFGTEFGLAVMVLFAIITLTASIYWQATSLIAAEEYQRGINEVSALLSRSFMLEDVFPSVATVITTLISCDRICVVVREGEKLVTVLSFAEPPLECFQGKTWRSSGKTAVEWVMDQKIPRLIQDLPREQTFADEAFVAREGIRSVLTLPLLISGEAVGSITLDSRLPGAYTQDHVTMLSSFIEPLASALRNAQLHAEVVRYSHELERLVEVRTRELQIANGHLADASRHKTAFLTNMSHELRTPLNAILGFSDLLCDQTFGPLTAKQARYANHIQTSGRHLLALINDLLDLSKVEAGKLTLRLEPFDLSEALTVAVYEIQPVADAKRLTIVPDIDTAPITLTADPVRFKQIIYNLLSNAVKFTPEGGTIRVSASLGRRESGVEAPPHPIPTTLHHSGDFVEIAVTDTGIGIAAEDLSRLFTRFTQLEIETTKQFQGSGLGLALTKQLVELHGGTITVTSAGPGQGSRCTVRLPMTPPAGRDMEKGC from the coding sequence TTGCGGTGGATTCCACAGACCGTAAGCGCGGGCGCGATTGTAGCCGGCGGTCTGGTGCTGATCGGTTGGTGGCTTGACGTGGCCGTTCTCAAGGCCCCGGCGTCGGGATTTCCTGCTATGCAGGCCAACACGGCGCTCGCCTTCGTCCTGATCGGGGCCTCTCTCTGGTTGTTGCTGGCGGAGTCCGTCATCAGTGGATGGAGCAGGCCGCTCGCCCGAGTCTGCGCAGCGACTGTCGTTCTGATGGGACTGCTCACGCTGAGCGAATATCTGTTTGGGTGGGACCTCGGGATCGACCAACTGCTGGTCAAGGATCTCCAGGCGGCTGCCGGACCATATCATGCTCCGGGCCGGATGGCGTTTGCGAGCGCACTGAACTTTCTGCTGCTTGGCGGCGCCCTCCTGCTGCTCGATGTGAAGACCCGCAACGGCTATCAGCCTGCCGAGCACGTGGCCGTTGCGGTCTCCTTAGTGGCGCTCTTGATCCTTGTGGCCTACCTCTACGGCGGGGTCGCGATCCATCAGGTCTATCCTCTTGCGACAGTCGCTCCGCATACGGCCTTCCTGTTCCTTGCGTTGTCCATCGGTATCGTGTTCACTCGATCAGGACATAGGATCGTAGGCGTCATGATGAGCGATACGATTGCTGCTGTCGCCATGCGTCGGCTGTTGATTGTTGCGATCTTTCTTCCAGCCCTGGCGGGTTGGGTACGATTAAAGGGACAGCAGTTCGGCTTCTTCGGCACTGAGTTCGGGCTGGCGGTCATGGTGCTGTTCGCGATCATCACGTTGACGGCGAGCATCTATTGGCAGGCGACGTCGCTGATTGCGGCGGAAGAGTATCAGCGTGGGATCAATGAGGTATCCGCGCTCTTGAGCCGGTCGTTCATGCTTGAGGACGTCTTCCCCAGCGTTGCGACAGTCATCACAACGCTCATTTCCTGCGATCGGATCTGCGTCGTGGTTCGGGAAGGAGAGAAGCTGGTCACGGTACTGTCGTTCGCCGAGCCTCCTTTGGAGTGTTTTCAGGGGAAGACGTGGCGTTCGTCTGGCAAGACCGCTGTCGAGTGGGTCATGGACCAAAAAATTCCTCGACTGATCCAGGACCTGCCGCGAGAGCAGACCTTTGCCGATGAGGCATTTGTCGCGCGAGAGGGGATCCGTTCGGTCTTGACACTGCCCTTGCTGATCAGTGGGGAGGCGGTCGGGTCCATCACGCTGGATAGCCGTCTACCTGGCGCCTACACCCAGGACCACGTGACGATGCTGAGCAGCTTCATAGAACCGCTGGCCTCCGCCCTGCGAAATGCTCAGCTTCACGCGGAGGTGGTGCGTTACAGCCACGAGTTGGAGCGCCTGGTCGAGGTCAGGACCCGTGAGTTGCAGATCGCCAACGGCCATCTGGCGGACGCCTCTCGCCACAAGACCGCCTTTCTGACCAACATGTCCCACGAACTGCGGACCCCTCTCAACGCCATCCTCGGCTTTTCCGACCTGCTGTGCGACCAGACCTTTGGGCCGCTGACCGCCAAACAGGCCCGTTACGCCAATCATATCCAGACCAGCGGTCGCCACTTGCTCGCGCTGATCAACGACCTGCTGGATCTGTCCAAGGTCGAGGCGGGCAAACTGACCCTGCGCCTCGAGCCCTTCGACCTCTCCGAGGCGCTTACTGTTGCCGTCTACGAGATTCAGCCTGTCGCCGACGCCAAGCGCCTCACCATTGTGCCGGACATTGATACTGCGCCGATCACCCTCACTGCCGACCCGGTCCGCTTCAAGCAGATTATCTACAACCTGCTGTCGAATGCCGTCAAGTTTACCCCTGAAGGCGGAACGATCAGGGTGTCCGCTTCGCTAGGGAGGAGAGAGTCGGGTGTGGAAGCCCCCCCACACCCTATACCCACTACCCTCCACCATTCCGGCGATTTCGTCGAAATCGCCGTCACGGACACCGGAATCGGAATCGCGGCGGAGGATCTGTCTCGGCTCTTTACACGCTTCACCCAGCTCGAAATCGAGACGACGAAGCAGTTTCAGGGGAGCGGGTTGGGTCTCGCGCTGACCAAACAGTTGGTCGAACTGCACGGGGGGACGATTACGGTAACGTCGGCCGGACCGGGTCAGGGGAGCCGTTGTACGGTGCGACTGCCCATGACGCCGCCTGCGGGCCGGGATATGGAGAAGGGGTGTTGA
- a CDS encoding protein of unknown function (Evidence 5 : No homology to any previously reported sequences), with the protein MLALHSLVPLYCPSPHMIAMSAGDIPVKARLAGVLSTKYSEVFNDSE; encoded by the coding sequence ATGCTCGCGCTCCACTCGCTGGTTCCGCTGTATTGCCCCTCGCCTCATATGATCGCCATGTCGGCAGGCGACATTCCGGTGAAAGCTCGTCTTGCCGGCGTCTTGTCAACAAAATATTCAGAAGTTTTCAACGACAGTGAGTAG
- a CDS encoding protein of unknown function (Evidence 5 : No homology to any previously reported sequences): MLTITVLECHFTESRESGLYLCELASGLFAGVVAETLGYARIYAGQCSGTPPLNCAFMIYLRESEGRATVPDVIHQHIEKKSIPLGDWWVDGAPGDRLTPREQQILRLIAQGFSDKQIARTLQRSVRTIENHAARIRQKLHIENRTGLVRFAFRNRLIES; this comes from the coding sequence GTGTTGACGATCACCGTGCTCGAGTGCCATTTTACGGAATCGCGTGAATCCGGGTTATACCTGTGCGAACTGGCCTCGGGGCTCTTTGCCGGGGTTGTTGCGGAGACGCTCGGTTACGCAAGGATCTATGCCGGCCAATGTTCAGGCACACCGCCGCTCAACTGCGCCTTTATGATCTATCTCCGGGAGTCTGAGGGCCGTGCGACAGTACCCGACGTGATCCATCAGCACATTGAAAAAAAGTCGATCCCGCTTGGGGATTGGTGGGTGGACGGTGCGCCCGGTGATCGTCTGACCCCGCGCGAACAGCAGATCCTCCGGCTCATTGCGCAAGGCTTCTCCGACAAGCAGATCGCCAGGACGCTTCAGCGGTCCGTTCGGACCATCGAGAACCATGCCGCGCGGATCCGCCAGAAACTTCACATTGAAAATCGTACCGGGCTGGTCCGATTTGCGTTTCGCAATCGTCTGATCGAGTCCTGA
- a CDS encoding protein of unknown function (Evidence 5 : No homology to any previously reported sequences), which translates to MALEHGDRQHIIRLDRYPDGPSALPPYRFQALHARTSVTPSQRAVPQPPLGGRQPPLLRPSVANNLLEYRGVDLPCQRMDDGTQRPREQHLRTVCSLTTLIANLPLHSIPLFVSSRFHASRHPKMIPRQDR; encoded by the coding sequence ATGGCACTCGAGCACGGTGATCGTCAACACATCATCCGACTCGACCGTTACCCGGATGGTCCATCCGCACTACCGCCCTATCGCTTTCAGGCACTGCACGCACGCACGAGTGTCACACCGTCTCAACGTGCCGTGCCTCAGCCACCACTCGGAGGCCGCCAGCCGCCACTGCTCCGTCCCTCTGTCGCGAACAATCTCCTGGAATACCGAGGGGTGGATCTGCCGTGCCAACGCATGGATGACGGCACTCAGCGCCCTCGTGAGCAGCACCTGCGAACAGTGTGTTCGCTGACGACTCTTATTGCCAACCTGCCGCTTCACAGTATACCCCTCTTTGTTTCATCTCGTTTTCACGCTTCGCGGCACCCCAAGATGATCCCCAGGCAGGACAGATAG
- a CDS encoding protein of unknown function (Evidence 5 : No homology to any previously reported sequences), producing MKRQVGNKSRQRTHCSQVLLTRALSAVIHALARQIHPSVFQEIVRDRGTEQWRLAASEWWLRHGTLRRCDTRACVQCLKAIGR from the coding sequence GTGAAGCGGCAGGTTGGCAATAAGAGTCGTCAGCGAACACACTGTTCGCAGGTGCTGCTCACGAGGGCGCTGAGTGCCGTCATCCATGCGTTGGCACGGCAGATCCACCCCTCGGTATTCCAGGAGATTGTTCGCGACAGAGGGACGGAGCAGTGGCGGCTGGCGGCCTCCGAGTGGTGGCTGAGGCACGGCACGTTGAGACGGTGTGACACTCGTGCGTGCGTGCAGTGCCTGAAAGCGATAGGGCGGTAG
- a CDS encoding protein of unknown function (Evidence 5 : No homology to any previously reported sequences) codes for MGSFIVQHYLTRRCGVKVILGWPCVRITGSERMDLRELFEKDA; via the coding sequence GTGGGGTCGTTCATTGTGCAGCATTATCTCACGCGGCGGTGTGGGGTGAAAGTTATTTTAGGGTGGCCGTGTGTTCGAATCACCGGCAGCGAGCGGATGGATCTCCGGGAGCTATTCGAGAAAGATGCGTAG